One Bacteroidota bacterium DNA segment encodes these proteins:
- a CDS encoding ribosome maturation factor RimP — MSALHTHIRQLVPQILPEAFVVSLVGENGGTIRLVVDTDPGITLGQCMDLNRALSAALEAHMGDAYDAALEVASPGVGEPLRLHRQYTKNVGRKVKIRLKDGQSLQGELLQVSTDKLELGVVTKYNPKSPHPPSLTPRTLALDELEETKVIIDYTP; from the coding sequence ATGTCTGCCCTGCACACACATATACGCCAACTGGTACCGCAGATACTGCCGGAGGCCTTTGTCGTGTCTCTGGTGGGCGAAAATGGCGGAACGATCCGGCTGGTGGTAGATACCGACCCCGGCATTACCCTGGGGCAGTGTATGGACCTGAACCGGGCCCTGAGCGCAGCCCTGGAGGCACACATGGGCGATGCCTATGATGCAGCCCTGGAAGTAGCCAGCCCCGGTGTGGGAGAGCCCCTGCGGCTGCACCGCCAGTATACAAAGAATGTGGGCCGAAAAGTAAAGATTCGCCTGAAAGACGGCCAAAGCCTACAGGGCGAGCTGCTGCAGGTAAGCACAGATAAGCTGGAGCTGGGTGTGGTAACCAAGTACAACCCCAAGTCTCCGCATCCACCCAGCCTAACCCCCCGCACACTGGCCCTGGACGAACTGGAAGAAACCAAAGTAATCATCGACTATACTCCATAG
- the rlmD gene encoding 23S rRNA (uracil(1939)-C(5))-methyltransferase RlmD yields the protein MQQLEDPVEIVDLATDGRGVAKVDGRVYFVEQGVPGDHLRLEVLGKRRKQWQARIATFVQPSPHRTQPVCQHFQVCGGCKWQHVAYATQAHHKQQWVHEALSRIGGLSLPPMQPILAAEQLYGYRNKLEYSFASRRWLTQAEVDSGQVFEQHGALGFHVPGVFEKVVHIDHCHLQPEPGNAIRNFVHRYAQAQGAPYYSPKAHTGLLRNLLIRSSSLGQLMVMLLLTETGPFLDGLMEALQAEFPQITSLGYLINTKLNDSYHDLVPITVHGPAYIEEQLGRYRFRIGPKSFFQTNTAQAERLYQLVYDLMPEHSPLVYDLYCGAGSIGIYVSSKAEKIVGVEYIEEAVANARENVRLNGLSGFTFVAGDMAQVLNEGFVQQHGKPQVVIADPPRAGMDAKVCKALLALAPPTILYVSCNPGTQARDLALLAHAYRIDYVQPVDLFPHTTHVENVVRLQRIHSE from the coding sequence ATGCAGCAGCTAGAAGACCCTGTGGAGATTGTAGACCTGGCCACCGACGGCCGGGGGGTGGCCAAGGTAGACGGCCGTGTGTATTTTGTAGAGCAGGGGGTACCGGGAGACCACCTGCGGCTAGAGGTGCTGGGCAAGCGCCGAAAGCAGTGGCAGGCCCGCATAGCCACCTTTGTGCAGCCCTCGCCGCACCGCACCCAGCCCGTGTGCCAGCACTTTCAGGTGTGTGGGGGCTGCAAGTGGCAGCATGTGGCCTATGCCACCCAGGCGCACCACAAGCAGCAGTGGGTGCACGAGGCCCTTAGCCGAATAGGGGGGCTAAGCCTGCCCCCCATGCAGCCCATATTGGCTGCCGAGCAGCTGTATGGCTACCGAAACAAGCTGGAATACAGCTTTGCCAGCAGGCGCTGGCTCACGCAGGCCGAGGTGGACAGTGGCCAGGTGTTTGAGCAGCATGGGGCGCTGGGCTTTCATGTACCCGGCGTGTTCGAAAAAGTAGTGCACATTGACCACTGCCACCTGCAGCCCGAGCCTGGCAACGCCATCCGGAACTTTGTGCACCGCTATGCACAGGCGCAGGGGGCACCCTACTACAGCCCAAAAGCCCACACAGGCCTACTGCGCAACCTGCTGATCCGCAGCAGCAGCCTGGGCCAGCTGATGGTGATGCTGCTACTTACCGAAACCGGCCCGTTTCTGGATGGACTGATGGAGGCCCTGCAGGCGGAGTTTCCGCAGATTACCAGCCTGGGCTACCTGATTAACACCAAGCTGAACGACAGCTACCACGACCTTGTACCCATCACAGTGCACGGCCCGGCCTATATAGAGGAACAGCTGGGTCGTTATCGCTTCCGCATCGGGCCCAAGAGTTTTTTCCAGACCAACACGGCCCAGGCCGAGCGGCTGTACCAGCTGGTGTATGACCTGATGCCCGAACACAGCCCGCTGGTGTACGACCTGTACTGCGGTGCCGGCAGCATTGGCATCTACGTAAGCAGCAAGGCCGAGAAGATAGTGGGCGTGGAGTACATAGAAGAGGCCGTGGCCAACGCGCGCGAGAACGTAAGGCTGAACGGCCTGTCGGGCTTCACCTTTGTGGCCGGAGACATGGCCCAGGTGCTGAACGAAGGCTTTGTGCAGCAGCACGGCAAACCCCAGGTGGTGATAGCCGACCCACCCCGGGCAGGCATGGATGCCAAGGTGTGCAAGGCCCTGCTGGCCCTGGCCCCCCCTACCATCCTCTACGTGAGCTGCAACCCCGGAACCCAGGCCCGCGACCTGGCCCTGCTGGCCCATGCCTACCGCATAGACTACGTGCAGCCGGTCGACCTCTTTCCCCACACTACCCATGTAGAAAACGTGGTGCGCCTGCAGCGCATTCACTCCGAATAG
- the nusA gene encoding transcription termination factor NusA — protein MAKNTKTPVVDQRSDLVESLGEFSRFKNIDRATLMSVLEEVIRAMIRRKYGTDENFNLIVNVDKGDIQVFRERLIVEDTDIEDENTQITLSEALAIDEDYEVGDEVAEVVSLAEFGLRTILSAKQLLAQKIKELEKSLITSHYQELIGEIVVGEVYQIWRNEILVIHEDNELILPKAEQIPKDRYKKGDTIRAVILDVVSRNGTPRVIISRASPTFLERLFEMEVPEIYDGLINIKGIVRDPGERAKVAVESYDERIDPVGACVGMRGSRIHGIVRELRNENIDVINFSNNAQLYITRALSPAKISNIVLDDSIKQASVYLKADQVSLAIGKGGQNVKLASKLTGYELDIFREADPAEEEDVELDEFSDEIDPWILDALKAIGCDSARDVLRLENEVLERRTDLEAEVIVELKRILQQEFED, from the coding sequence ATGGCTAAGAACACCAAAACGCCCGTTGTAGATCAGAGAAGCGACCTGGTAGAGAGCCTGGGCGAGTTCTCGCGCTTCAAGAACATAGACCGCGCTACGCTGATGAGCGTGCTGGAGGAGGTAATCCGTGCCATGATCCGCCGAAAGTATGGCACCGATGAGAACTTCAACCTCATCGTGAACGTGGACAAAGGAGACATCCAGGTATTTCGCGAGCGCCTGATTGTGGAAGACACGGACATCGAAGACGAAAACACGCAGATTACCCTGAGCGAAGCCCTGGCCATAGACGAGGACTACGAGGTGGGAGACGAGGTAGCCGAGGTGGTAAGCCTGGCCGAATTCGGCCTACGCACCATCCTCAGCGCAAAGCAGCTGCTGGCCCAGAAGATAAAGGAGCTGGAGAAAAGCCTGATAACCAGCCACTACCAGGAGCTGATCGGCGAAATTGTGGTGGGCGAGGTGTACCAGATATGGCGCAATGAAATCCTGGTGATCCACGAGGACAATGAGCTTATCTTGCCCAAGGCCGAGCAGATCCCAAAAGACCGATACAAAAAGGGCGACACCATACGCGCCGTTATTCTGGATGTGGTGAGCCGAAACGGCACCCCCCGCGTCATCATCAGCCGTGCCTCGCCCACCTTCCTCGAGCGCCTGTTCGAGATGGAAGTGCCCGAGATATACGACGGCCTTATCAACATCAAGGGCATCGTACGCGACCCCGGCGAGCGGGCCAAAGTAGCCGTAGAGAGCTATGATGAGCGCATAGACCCCGTGGGAGCCTGCGTGGGCATGCGGGGCAGCCGGATACACGGCATTGTGCGCGAGCTGCGGAATGAAAACATCGACGTGATCAACTTCAGCAACAATGCACAGCTCTACATCACCCGTGCGCTAAGCCCAGCCAAAATTTCGAATATCGTGCTGGACGATAGCATAAAGCAGGCCAGTGTATACCTAAAGGCAGACCAGGTAAGCCTGGCAATAGGCAAGGGCGGGCAAAACGTAAAATTGGCCAGCAAACTAACTGGTTATGAGCTGGATATATTCCGCGAGGCCGACCCGGCTGAAGAGGAGGATGTGGAACTGGACGAATTTTCCGACGAGATAGATCCCTGGATCCTGGATGCCCTCAAGGCCATTGGCTGCGACTCGGCACGAGACGTACTGCGCCTGGAAAATGAAGTACTGGAGCGCCGTACAGACCTGGAGGCCGAGGTGATTGTGGAATTAAAGCGAATCCTGCAGCAAGAATTTGAAGATTAA